The Desmonostoc muscorum LEGE 12446 genome includes a region encoding these proteins:
- a CDS encoding nickel/cobalt transporter: protein MLPLHRQWMSYLWAIVSGIFVLFTAKPAIAHIGHGEFFTKTLIHQQLTPTLVITGFGIAFLFGAGHALSPGHGKTMVAAYLVGSQGTPQQAVLLGLVTTITHTLGVFILAIVALVASQYIVPETLYPILSLLSGLTVCGVGFWLLDQRLDAHEHIHKYDDHHSHHHHHPPSKSVSTRSLIALGIAGGIVPCPSALVLLLSAIALHQAAYGVVLISAFSLGLASVLVAIGLVVVYAHQWIDRLPNSARWLQKLSMVGAVAVIVTGAAITAIAVI from the coding sequence ATGCTCCCATTACACCGCCAATGGATGTCTTACCTTTGGGCAATAGTATCAGGAATATTTGTCCTATTCACAGCCAAACCTGCGATCGCTCATATTGGACATGGTGAATTTTTTACCAAAACGCTGATTCATCAACAGCTAACTCCAACTTTGGTGATTACCGGATTTGGTATCGCCTTTCTATTTGGAGCCGGACATGCCCTTTCACCCGGACACGGCAAAACAATGGTGGCTGCCTATCTTGTCGGATCGCAGGGAACGCCACAACAGGCAGTGTTATTGGGTCTAGTTACAACTATCACTCATACACTGGGAGTTTTTATCCTGGCAATTGTGGCATTGGTGGCTTCACAATACATCGTCCCAGAAACCCTTTATCCAATTCTCAGTTTACTCAGTGGTCTAACTGTATGTGGAGTAGGCTTTTGGTTGCTCGATCAACGTCTTGATGCTCATGAACATATTCATAAATATGATGACCATCACAGCCATCACCACCATCACCCACCGAGCAAATCTGTCTCAACCCGATCGCTAATTGCATTGGGTATCGCTGGGGGAATTGTACCTTGTCCATCAGCACTGGTTTTGTTGTTGAGTGCGATCGCTTTACATCAAGCTGCTTATGGAGTGGTGTTGATTAGTGCATTTAGTCTGGGATTAGCATCAGTGTTGGTAGCTATTGGGTTAGTTGTCGTTTATGCTCATCAATGGATAGATCGCTTACCCAATAGTGCCAGATGGCTGCAAAAGTTATCGATGGTCGGTGCAGTTGCTGTGATTGTAACAGGTGCGGCTATAACAGCGATCGCTGTGATTTAG
- a CDS encoding DUF6640 family protein: MSKGKLSRILLSVVIVNTSVVSVAVDWNTSHIFNPTWVPHARFHDVVMLWLLASLSVIALWLLWRRSAESQVSTTIATLVPVLFWAPFFFTTLLVPGTSLSAMPDEPLPIIAGITIYPNVVIATINEILAAIGYWLYRSHQETYKREI; the protein is encoded by the coding sequence ATGTCAAAAGGAAAACTGAGTCGGATTTTACTGTCTGTGGTAATTGTGAATACATCTGTGGTTTCTGTGGCTGTAGATTGGAACACCAGCCATATCTTTAACCCAACTTGGGTACCTCATGCTCGGTTTCATGATGTGGTGATGTTGTGGTTACTGGCTAGTTTATCCGTAATTGCCCTCTGGTTGCTTTGGCGGCGATCGGCAGAGTCACAAGTCAGCACTACAATTGCAACTTTGGTTCCTGTGCTTTTCTGGGCACCATTTTTCTTCACAACTTTACTGGTTCCTGGCACCAGCTTAAGTGCAATGCCTGATGAACCCTTACCCATAATTGCTGGGATCACAATTTATCCCAACGTTGTGATTGCTACCATTAACGAAATTTTGGCGGCAATTGGTTATTGGCTCTACCGCAGTCATCAAGAGACTTATAAAAGAGAGATATAA
- a CDS encoding DsbA family protein has protein sequence MSQINDNNRLIVPISQRDHTQGAMDAPIVLVEYGNYQCPHSNEAHTIIQQIQQRIGHKLYFAFRHFPQPQIYPQSQKAAEVAEIAAEQGKFWQMHDTLFKCQNLLNNGYLVEYAHQLGLNVPQFLRDMANHIYADRVAEDFQSGIRSGVNSTPAFFINNVRYQNEWNIESLLEALLKAEKRCDRTL, from the coding sequence ATGAGTCAGATAAACGATAACAACAGATTGATCGTACCGATTTCACAACGCGATCATACTCAAGGAGCGATGGATGCCCCTATAGTGCTGGTTGAGTATGGCAATTATCAATGCCCTCATAGTAATGAAGCTCACACAATTATCCAACAAATTCAACAAAGAATTGGCCACAAACTATACTTTGCATTTCGCCATTTTCCCCAACCCCAAATCTATCCCCAATCCCAAAAAGCAGCTGAAGTAGCCGAAATAGCTGCCGAGCAGGGTAAGTTTTGGCAAATGCACGACACTCTATTCAAGTGTCAAAATTTACTAAATAACGGTTATCTAGTAGAGTACGCCCATCAATTGGGACTCAACGTCCCTCAATTCCTGCGCGATATGGCAAATCACATCTATGCTGACCGTGTAGCTGAAGATTTTCAGAGTGGTATACGTAGCGGTGTTAATAGTACACCTGCATTTTTCATCAACAATGTACGCTATCAGAATGAATGGAATATTGAGAGCCTCTTAGAAGCACTTCTCAAAGCAGAAAAGCGCTGCGATCGCACACTGTAA
- a CDS encoding alpha/beta hydrolase: MWKKTICYFFGTISSIAITTPTLGADRIEFNYPPFGDFDIATQDLEVFANEGKITKDFAFYANRANPEQLAQMREFLRTKFQISPTVISQFTYSPIGEKMLQRFGELLQTQNRINGFYALRSALILSAASPEGLTVMNIVKKYSTPSIRLNFSETMQIMGQLSQLLQKRDIVVSEIQKISLQETTNLPPIDFAQKPDIRQRGEFNSTKITLTLHDRSRDGQSKTVVERKYDVDVYLPQPKSAITPKPYPVIVISHGLAEDRNSFVYIAEHLHLASYGFAVAALDHPVANSKQFQQFLAGIASPPKPTELIDRPLDVKYLLDELQRLNETDSKFQNKLNLQRVGLIGHSLGGYTALALAGGSFDFAKIRQECNPNRSLNISSFLQCRANDLKPDNYSIKDDRIKAIMVMNPLNSVLFGKQGISKIAIPVMMVAASQDIFTPAVPEQIQPFSQLPSKDKYLALIENATHFSVQSDLPSSETVIPVPEGLLGPDRKSVYSYMNGLGVAFFQTHLSDRQEYKSYLTASYGQFISQAPTNLSLVNSDGGEAISQLLNRVYQTPSN; the protein is encoded by the coding sequence ATGTGGAAAAAAACTATTTGCTACTTTTTCGGCACAATCTCCAGTATTGCCATTACTACCCCCACATTAGGAGCAGACCGCATTGAATTTAATTATCCGCCTTTTGGTGACTTTGATATTGCCACACAAGACTTAGAAGTGTTTGCCAACGAAGGAAAAATTACCAAAGACTTTGCTTTTTATGCCAATCGTGCTAACCCAGAGCAATTAGCTCAGATGCGAGAGTTTCTGAGAACAAAATTTCAAATTTCTCCCACTGTTATATCGCAATTCACCTATTCTCCTATCGGTGAAAAAATGCTGCAACGCTTTGGAGAATTGCTGCAAACGCAAAATAGAATAAATGGTTTTTATGCTCTGCGTTCTGCTTTAATATTATCTGCTGCCAGTCCTGAAGGATTGACTGTGATGAATATCGTTAAAAAATATTCCACTCCTAGTATTCGTCTCAATTTTTCAGAAACTATGCAGATAATGGGGCAGTTATCACAACTGCTACAAAAAAGAGATATAGTTGTTTCTGAAATTCAAAAAATATCACTTCAAGAAACTACCAATCTTCCACCCATAGATTTTGCTCAAAAACCAGATATTCGTCAACGTGGTGAATTTAATTCTACAAAAATTACCTTAACCTTACACGATCGCTCTCGTGATGGGCAGTCAAAAACTGTTGTAGAACGGAAATATGATGTCGATGTTTACTTACCCCAACCGAAATCAGCAATCACACCAAAACCTTACCCGGTAATCGTGATTTCTCACGGTTTAGCAGAAGACCGCAATAGTTTTGTTTATATAGCTGAACACTTACACTTAGCATCATACGGTTTTGCCGTCGCTGCTCTTGACCATCCTGTTGCTAACTCTAAACAATTTCAACAATTTTTAGCCGGAATTGCTAGTCCTCCCAAACCCACAGAATTAATTGACCGTCCTTTGGATGTCAAATATCTTTTAGATGAACTCCAACGTCTGAACGAAACTGACTCCAAATTTCAAAATAAATTAAACCTGCAACGAGTCGGTTTAATAGGACATTCACTTGGCGGTTATACAGCTTTAGCATTGGCTGGAGGAAGTTTTGATTTTGCCAAAATTCGCCAAGAATGTAATCCCAATCGTTCTTTAAATATTTCTAGCTTTTTACAATGTCGTGCCAACGACCTCAAACCTGATAACTATTCCATAAAAGACGATCGCATTAAAGCGATTATGGTGATGAATCCTTTGAATAGTGTTTTGTTTGGAAAACAAGGCATCAGTAAAATAGCAATTCCTGTAATGATGGTGGCTGCTAGTCAAGATATATTCACCCCCGCAGTTCCCGAACAAATTCAACCTTTTTCTCAGTTACCTAGCAAAGATAAATACTTGGCACTGATTGAAAATGCCACTCACTTCTCTGTACAATCAGATTTACCAAGCAGCGAAACAGTTATCCCTGTACCGGAAGGATTGCTAGGGCCTGATAGAAAAAGTGTTTATTCTTATATGAATGGTTTGGGAGTGGCTTTTTTCCAAACTCATCTTAGCGATCGCCAAGAATACAAATCTTATCTAACCGCTTCCTATGGTCAATTTATCAGTCAAGCACCCACAAACTTGAGTTTAGTGAATTCCGATGGTGGAGAAGCGATATCCCAACTGTTAAATCGGGTTTATCAAACTCCATCGAATTAA
- a CDS encoding phosphotransferase — translation MTFLLSNKNVFEYLFDKGICTEKSRSRIKIELKPAKNFNLLLTLPEGRKFLVKQEPHNRQGQTAGELLKEWQFQKLLQNFSEFQDIRSSFSEAIYFDVENSIIVFDYLKDYQDLAYFYSKENIFPTAVATAIGTIVASIHRLTLDRRDYQEVFESGTGAFSNAAFKMLVSLEQLTPEIFGKYPDDALKFFTLYQRYSSLKQAIAELSNIIEPCCVIHNDLKLNNILLSNSWEEAVSPASIPTDSIIRLIDWEMSCWGDPASDLGTLIASYLQIWLYGLITSKSIAIEESLHLATTPLELLQPSLAAMTNAYLNNFSEILERRPDFWLRVVQFSGLALIQAILATLQHQKTFGNLEICMLQVAKTLLCRPEQSIQTVFGMAAL, via the coding sequence ATGACATTTTTATTAAGTAATAAAAATGTTTTTGAATACCTGTTCGACAAAGGTATCTGTACTGAAAAAAGCAGGTCTAGAATTAAGATTGAATTAAAACCTGCTAAAAACTTTAATTTATTACTTACCTTGCCAGAAGGTCGTAAATTTCTAGTTAAGCAAGAGCCTCACAACCGTCAAGGTCAAACGGCAGGTGAATTGTTGAAAGAGTGGCAATTTCAAAAGCTGCTACAAAATTTTTCAGAATTTCAGGATATTCGTTCCTCATTTTCGGAAGCTATTTACTTTGATGTCGAAAATTCAATTATTGTTTTTGATTATCTCAAAGATTATCAGGATTTGGCATATTTCTACAGTAAAGAGAACATCTTTCCTACTGCTGTTGCAACCGCGATTGGTACAATAGTTGCCTCAATTCATCGCTTGACTTTAGACCGTCGAGACTATCAGGAAGTGTTTGAATCTGGCACAGGAGCATTTAGCAACGCAGCTTTTAAGATGCTTGTTAGTTTGGAACAACTGACTCCAGAAATTTTTGGCAAGTATCCTGATGATGCTTTGAAATTCTTTACGCTTTATCAGCGCTACTCTAGTTTGAAACAGGCGATCGCAGAGTTGAGCAATATTATAGAACCCTGTTGTGTGATTCATAACGACCTGAAACTGAATAATATCCTACTATCCAATAGTTGGGAAGAAGCAGTTTCTCCAGCATCGATACCGACTGACAGTATTATTCGCCTGATTGACTGGGAAATGTCATGTTGGGGAGATCCAGCTAGCGATTTAGGAACACTCATTGCTAGTTATCTGCAAATCTGGTTGTATGGCTTGATTACTAGTAAAAGCATAGCCATTGAAGAGTCTTTGCACCTAGCCACAACTCCCCTAGAACTCCTCCAGCCTTCGCTAGCTGCTATGACAAACGCTTATTTAAATAACTTTTCAGAAATTTTGGAGCGCCGTCCTGATTTTTGGTTGCGAGTTGTGCAATTTTCTGGACTAGCCTTAATTCAGGCAATTCTAGCAACACTTCAGCATCAAAAAACCTTCGGAAATTTAGAGATTTGTATGCTTCAGGTTGCCAAAACTTTGTTGTGCCGTCCAGAACAATCAATCCAGACTGTATTTGGTATGGCAGCTTTGTAG
- a CDS encoding response regulator: MTPQNPISILIVDDHPVVRQGLAAMIDREPDMTVIGQVCNGREAVAAFRQHQPDVTLMDLRMPEMDGVAAITAICNEFENSRIIVLTTYDGDEDIYRGLKAGAKGYLLKDAEPDELLAAIRVVNTGQKYIPASVGAKLAERVGILQLSKRELEVIRLMATGKTNQEIGAVLQISEGTVKYHVNNILSKLGVSDRIQAVITALKRGIVSLD, encoded by the coding sequence ATGACCCCGCAAAACCCAATCAGCATCTTGATAGTTGACGATCATCCCGTTGTTCGTCAGGGTTTAGCCGCAATGATCGATCGCGAACCAGATATGACAGTTATCGGACAGGTTTGTAATGGGCGTGAGGCAGTTGCAGCATTTCGTCAACATCAACCTGATGTCACACTCATGGATTTGCGGATGCCAGAAATGGATGGAGTTGCAGCTATTACCGCCATCTGCAACGAGTTTGAAAATTCCCGAATTATTGTGCTGACTACCTACGACGGTGACGAAGACATCTATCGCGGACTCAAGGCTGGGGCAAAAGGTTATTTGCTCAAAGATGCGGAACCGGATGAACTACTCGCAGCCATTCGCGTTGTTAATACTGGACAGAAGTACATTCCCGCTTCGGTAGGAGCCAAACTAGCAGAAAGGGTAGGTATACTGCAACTAAGCAAACGAGAACTAGAAGTAATCCGCCTCATGGCTACTGGCAAAACTAACCAAGAAATTGGTGCTGTTTTGCAGATATCAGAGGGTACTGTTAAGTACCATGTCAATAATATTTTGAGTAAATTGGGAGTTAGCGATCGCATCCAAGCAGTGATTACAGCCCTCAAGCGGGGAATCGTCAGCCTTGATTGA
- a CDS encoding iron uptake porin, giving the protein MTLLLLSSTSIIASPMISPALPLIETPSNNSEIEVAQVTSVSQFLDVQPTDWAFQALRSLVERYGVISGYPDGTYRGNQAISRYEFAAGLNTVLEQINRLVAEGKANIISQDDLAVLQRLQAEFTAELTTLRKQVNQLETRSSSLEANQFSSTTKLGGQVILAMNAGGFDSDRIIAPRGAEITENDPNATLIYRVTLNLNTSFTGKDLLQVRLVTGSDSADDNAAGFLEPNLGSTLEFSIPGRNGQLSVARLYYTFPLFDDVSVTLGPSITAPDFVDKNRYANVSFLDFSTQALVNNFILFPRARGAGAAIDWNPGNSALHLRAVYIAGDSENALPENAQVFGGGRPEDIRLFPVGGGGADGGLFGDPYQGIIELEYAPSKAFTLRLQYSGGRVFGSDFDALGVNFELALSDRLGVFGRYGYGSYPNTTVGDINPNYWMVGLAFPNLFVERAIAGIAIGQPFIENAVGNATQTNFEGFYNFPLNDQIRITPLIQVINNPSNQESNGTILTGTVRTVFSF; this is encoded by the coding sequence ATGACGCTGCTACTCCTCAGCAGCACGTCCATTATTGCTAGTCCGATGATTTCACCTGCCCTACCTTTAATTGAAACGCCCTCCAATAATTCAGAAATAGAGGTGGCTCAAGTCACTTCTGTTAGCCAGTTTTTGGATGTGCAACCAACCGACTGGGCATTTCAAGCACTGCGATCGCTTGTTGAGCGATACGGTGTCATTTCGGGTTATCCTGACGGTACATATCGGGGTAATCAAGCAATCAGTCGATATGAATTTGCGGCAGGATTAAATACAGTTCTGGAGCAAATTAATAGACTTGTTGCTGAGGGAAAAGCAAATATCATTTCCCAAGACGACTTAGCGGTATTGCAGCGACTTCAAGCCGAATTTACAGCAGAGTTAACTACCTTACGAAAGCAAGTCAATCAGTTAGAAACTCGCTCTAGTTCACTAGAAGCAAATCAGTTTTCTAGCACGACCAAACTAGGAGGTCAAGTCATCTTAGCGATGAATGCAGGCGGATTTGATAGCGATCGCATTATTGCTCCCAGAGGCGCTGAGATTACGGAAAATGACCCCAATGCGACTTTGATCTACAGAGTTACCCTCAACCTGAACACTAGTTTTACAGGTAAGGATTTACTGCAAGTTAGATTGGTGACTGGCAGTGACAGTGCTGATGATAACGCAGCTGGCTTCCTTGAACCCAACTTAGGCAGTACTCTAGAATTCTCAATTCCCGGTCGAAATGGACAATTGAGCGTTGCTCGTCTGTATTACACTTTTCCTTTATTTGACGATGTGAGTGTGACCCTCGGCCCATCAATTACAGCCCCTGATTTTGTAGACAAAAATCGTTATGCTAACGTCAGTTTTCTAGATTTTTCCACTCAAGCTTTAGTCAATAACTTCATCCTATTTCCTAGAGCCAGAGGTGCTGGTGCTGCCATTGATTGGAATCCAGGTAACAGCGCTTTACATTTACGAGCAGTATACATTGCTGGAGATTCAGAAAATGCCCTCCCAGAAAATGCCCAAGTTTTTGGAGGTGGTAGACCTGAAGATATTCGACTATTTCCTGTCGGGGGTGGAGGAGCCGATGGAGGCTTATTTGGCGATCCTTATCAAGGAATTATTGAATTAGAATATGCGCCGAGTAAAGCCTTTACCCTGCGTCTGCAATATAGCGGTGGTAGGGTATTTGGTAGCGATTTTGATGCTTTAGGGGTAAATTTTGAACTAGCATTGAGCGATCGCTTAGGTGTGTTTGGGCGATATGGCTATGGTTCTTACCCCAACACAACCGTAGGGGATATTAACCCTAATTATTGGATGGTAGGGTTGGCATTTCCAAATTTATTTGTTGAGCGAGCGATTGCAGGAATTGCCATCGGTCAGCCATTCATTGAAAACGCTGTGGGTAATGCTACTCAGACTAATTTTGAAGGCTTCTATAATTTTCCACTAAATGACCAAATCCGAATTACACCGTTGATACAAGTCATTAATAACCCTAGTAATCAAGAATCAAACGGCACAATTCTCACTGGCACAGTGCGGACTGTTTTTTCATTTTAA
- a CDS encoding SDR family oxidoreductase, protein MDLKNKVAIITGASSGIGEATAYELDAAGMSLVLTARNKDKLHQLASKLSNATFVASEVTDSDLPKSLLETAVNSFGRVDALVNNAGVMVVGTVETIDIEEICQMVRINVEAAFRLAYFFAKHFKQQSNGFIINLSSISGTTNYPTMAAYCGTKHAIESFTDCLRLELAGSGVGVSCIEPGKVATNLYQSWSDDQKQMVAIAQPLVAEDIARAIRFILEQPSNVNIGRLLITPAHQSA, encoded by the coding sequence ATGGACTTAAAAAATAAAGTTGCTATCATCACAGGTGCTAGCAGTGGTATTGGCGAAGCAACCGCTTACGAATTAGATGCCGCAGGTATGAGCCTTGTTCTCACAGCTAGAAATAAAGATAAACTTCACCAACTCGCTAGCAAACTCAGCAATGCTACCTTTGTTGCCAGCGAAGTCACAGATTCCGACTTACCCAAAAGCTTATTAGAGACGGCAGTTAATTCCTTTGGTCGAGTAGATGCACTTGTAAATAATGCCGGCGTCATGGTTGTGGGTACCGTTGAAACCATTGATATTGAAGAAATTTGTCAAATGGTTCGTATTAATGTAGAAGCTGCATTTCGGTTGGCATATTTCTTTGCAAAGCATTTCAAACAACAGAGTAATGGGTTTATTATCAATCTTTCTAGTATTTCAGGAACAACCAACTATCCCACTATGGCGGCTTACTGCGGTACGAAACACGCCATTGAATCTTTCACCGATTGCCTACGCTTAGAATTAGCAGGCAGTGGAGTTGGTGTCAGCTGTATTGAACCAGGAAAAGTAGCAACAAACCTCTATCAGAGCTGGAGTGACGATCAAAAGCAAATGGTAGCGATCGCACAGCCGCTTGTTGCTGAAGATATTGCTAGAGCTATTCGTTTTATACTCGAACAACCAAGTAACGTAAATATCGGTCGTCTGTTAATTACACCGGCTCATCAGTCGGCATAA
- a CDS encoding antibiotic biosynthesis monooxygenase, translating into MDQIKRPINLAPGVIAIAHRVKPGLEAAFEEATRGVTLAASTFPGYLGSDVLYPATKRGQWQLILRFDTPEHLQEWEESVICQGWIARAQALTVDQPKVMRVNCLEAWFALPEIPHAPPPPKWKTAIVSAVGLYPVISFLPGLLRPFTSTLPFWLANLVSISIMMPLMTWVIMPQVTRLFKGWLYPSN; encoded by the coding sequence ATGGATCAAATTAAACGACCTATCAATTTAGCCCCTGGAGTCATTGCGATCGCTCATCGAGTTAAACCGGGATTAGAAGCTGCATTTGAAGAAGCTACACGAGGAGTGACTCTGGCAGCTAGCACATTCCCCGGCTACTTGGGAAGTGACGTGCTATATCCCGCCACTAAACGAGGTCAGTGGCAGCTAATTCTGCGGTTTGACACCCCTGAACACTTGCAAGAGTGGGAAGAATCCGTCATCTGTCAAGGTTGGATTGCGCGAGCGCAGGCCTTGACTGTAGATCAGCCCAAAGTTATGCGTGTCAACTGTCTGGAAGCTTGGTTTGCCTTACCAGAAATACCTCATGCACCGCCGCCACCCAAATGGAAAACAGCGATCGTCAGTGCAGTCGGCCTTTATCCAGTCATTTCTTTCTTGCCTGGACTCCTTAGACCGTTTACCAGTACGCTACCTTTTTGGCTGGCTAACTTGGTGAGTATTAGTATCATGATGCCGTTGATGACTTGGGTGATCATGCCCCAAGTAACACGCCTGTTTAAAGGATGGCTTTATCCATCTAATTAG
- a CDS encoding antibiotic biosynthesis monooxygenase family protein, which yields MITFVNIFTVNHGKQEDAFQRIHQIYTEVVQSQPGFLDAQLLKSDDGSKIAAIAHWESAAQIDALRQHPRFQQLHDEVFYEAIAKVEPHVYSSAFEVVAV from the coding sequence ATGATTACTTTCGTGAACATTTTTACCGTTAATCATGGCAAACAGGAAGATGCATTTCAACGCATTCATCAGATTTATACCGAAGTGGTGCAATCTCAGCCTGGTTTTTTGGATGCTCAATTACTCAAAAGTGACGATGGTTCCAAGATTGCGGCAATTGCTCACTGGGAATCAGCAGCCCAGATTGATGCCTTGAGACAGCATCCCCGATTTCAACAGCTTCACGATGAGGTGTTCTATGAAGCGATCGCCAAGGTTGAACCTCACGTTTACAGTAGCGCTTTTGAAGTCGTTGCTGTTTGA
- a CDS encoding T3SS effector HopA1 family protein, whose amino-acid sequence MRLLNSHTLHIFNNSSQTLLATLEDIASKVEIQSRFCICHPDYKPLKLPDEAVSRFDQLPVNLQNKFLNSQLCNFLYSIYYNGAGRTILALNTEAIHSKNSQNLENNTFLGVDEEFYNQLHLSNKGEGYFEPRWQVLREGSNGNLVVKKGGLTLQIEPERHLQDTEKWAAGDLVSIKMPPNLVQNGFYIAVGNAGLSNDDDTVIDSQLVRVYFNLSPEGAVAVMGSLTSQLNTRFIPFTFKALYNPSDYDRYDTAVLYFDKSNYPIIWQVLRTLYVKYKSHFREQVPLFTKFLAPGLALAEEPNNKFTAKESFGLNRCQIVTHSLLEAWQQGDESTENRMALIIKQFALHGIELHSPYLNSNSQDIYIPLDL is encoded by the coding sequence ATGCGATTGCTAAATTCACATACATTGCACATCTTCAACAATTCAAGCCAGACATTACTAGCAACTTTGGAAGATATAGCTAGTAAGGTTGAGATTCAATCTCGCTTTTGTATTTGCCATCCAGATTACAAACCCTTAAAACTTCCAGATGAGGCAGTATCTCGCTTTGACCAATTACCAGTAAACCTCCAAAACAAATTTCTTAATTCCCAACTGTGCAATTTTCTCTACAGCATATATTATAATGGCGCTGGACGAACTATTCTTGCTCTAAATACAGAGGCTATACATTCAAAAAATAGTCAGAATTTAGAGAACAATACTTTTCTGGGAGTAGATGAAGAGTTTTACAATCAACTGCACTTGTCTAATAAAGGTGAAGGTTATTTTGAACCTCGTTGGCAAGTACTTAGAGAAGGGAGCAATGGTAATTTAGTAGTCAAAAAAGGCGGGTTGACTTTGCAGATCGAGCCAGAGCGCCATCTTCAAGATACAGAAAAATGGGCTGCTGGTGACCTAGTTAGCATCAAAATGCCCCCTAATCTAGTACAAAACGGTTTTTACATAGCAGTTGGTAATGCTGGTTTGTCAAATGATGATGATACAGTGATCGATTCACAGCTTGTACGTGTCTACTTTAATTTAAGCCCCGAAGGTGCAGTTGCTGTCATGGGCAGCCTAACATCCCAACTAAATACTAGATTTATTCCCTTCACTTTCAAAGCGCTATACAATCCTTCGGACTACGATCGCTACGATACAGCCGTGCTTTACTTTGACAAAAGCAACTACCCAATCATTTGGCAGGTGTTGCGAACGCTGTACGTAAAGTATAAGTCGCATTTTAGAGAGCAAGTGCCACTATTTACAAAATTTCTAGCACCAGGACTTGCTCTAGCAGAAGAACCAAATAATAAATTTACTGCCAAAGAAAGTTTTGGTTTAAACCGCTGTCAAATTGTTACCCATAGTTTGCTAGAAGCTTGGCAACAAGGAGACGAATCAACAGAAAATCGGATGGCTCTGATTATTAAACAATTCGCGTTACACGGAATTGAATTGCACTCTCCTTACCTCAATTCCAACTCTCAGGATATTTACATACCATTAGATTTATAA